The sequence GCCGTGCCCGTCTTCGCGGCCAGGGTGTTGCCAGCGGCGATGGTCAGGTTGCCGACAGAAGCGCTCATATCCAGAGTGACGGTGCTGGCGCCGTTGGTGATAAGGACGTCAGTCGAGGAACCATTGGGAACTGCACTTGGGTTCCAATTCCCAGCAACACTCCAAAGGCCATCTCCACTAACGTTCCACGACTGCGCATACGCTGGCCTTATCGTTGGTGCCAGCCAAAGCAGGCCTCCAAGCCACAAAAGGACGAGCGCTAAAACCTTTACTTTCTTCACGAATCCACCTCCGTTTGATGTCCGTACCGTTCTCATCCTTGCTCCCTGCCTGTTTTCCTTTTCTTCATCCAATTATTCTCCTTTTTGAGTTCCGCTTCGTCGACAGACGGAGTTTAATCAGCTCACCTTCCATTGCTTACGGTTTTTCTTTTCTGCTTCCACCTCTGCAATCCTTTCCCCATGCACCTCTTTCACAAACATCTTTCATCATTGCTGCTGAGCCGCCGGAGGCTTCGCATCCTTCGCATCCTTGATGAGCTGCGCCACCCGTGAGGTGGGCGAAACCGGCTCGATCACTGCGATGTGCTGTTTGTTGATGTACATATATTCCGGTCCATGCCATTCGTTGCCCCGCTTGATCAGGATGCTCTTCACCTCTTTACCGTCGGGACTTGCCTGGCGACCGATGTAATAAACTTCCTTGAGCAGGGGGTAGTTCCCCCCGGCGTTTTCAATCCTGCCGAAAAAAACCTGTCCGTTTGCCATGAAGACAGCCTGATACTCTGTGCTGAAACTCAATTTGTCCTCCTTGGCCTTGTCCTCACAACCGGAAAGAAGAAAAGGGGAAGTACAGACCAAGAAGAACAGAACCAGGAACAAAAGAGAGCGACAAACCTTTACCATTTCGGGAAACCTCCTTGTAGAAAACTCCGTTTATAGGCATACCCGTGCCTCGTTACCGGAAAAAGAACAAAACAATCACCCTTCTGCACGGCTGTATGCGAAAAGACCGACCCTGCTCCTCCGCAAAGAGGAGCCAAAGCGATCAACACTCACCTTTGAGAAGGGTGATTCTTGACACTCCCCCCAAGGATTGTCAATCCCGTAAAAACCGTATTTTTCTAAGAGGAATACCATGAATTGGCATAAGAAAAATCAATGGCAGATAAGGGATGTGACCTAAGAGAAGAATTAAAACCAAGAGTTTATCCTATCCGGATGCCTCATCCAATTTCACACTTTGATGACAAGGGGTGAATCATTCGTCCTGATAGGTCGGCCGTCTGGTGGGAAACGAGATCCTGAGCCCCCCGGGCTTTCCCTTCCTGCCGCTACCGGCAGTTAGCTTTTTCAAGACTCGATAAATATTAGAAATGCCGGTCCTATCGGGCAGCGCGGAAGGAAAGATCGAGTAAAGAAATGTAAGGGGCTGTCACATCGCTGACGGGAAGATGGTCCTCACGTCCATACGGTTTCTGATCCGCTCCTTTAATGGGCTAGAGGTGAAAGGGCAGGGAAAGCTCCACATCGCCGCCATCCTGCATGTAATGAACACGGCAAATGCCGTTTTGAAATGCCCTTGTTCGATATCGGGAGGTGAGGAATGGACATCGGTGGGGAAAACAATCTTTTTAACCGACGGAAGATTTCGACAGTTCCTCTTGAATCGCCAGCCCCAGCTTCTCCAGCGTGTAGGGTTTCCGGAGAAATCCCCCGGCACCCAGCTCCTGGACTTTTTTCACCCGGTCGGTTTCCGAGTATCCGCTGATGATAATCGCCTTCTGGCGGGGGTGAATCTCCAGAATCCGCCGGTAGGTCTCCAACCCGTCGATACCCGGGTCCATGATCATATCCAGCAGCAATAGATCCGCCTCATGGGACATCAGATAGGACACCGCCTCTTCCCCGCAGGAAACGGTGGCGACCTGGTAATTCAGTTTGGTCAGGATGCTCGCCGCGAGGTGCCGTTGGCCTTCATTGTCGTCAACAACCAGCAGGGATTCTCCAGAACCCATATACTGATCGAGGGACAGCTGCTCCTTGTTCCGTGCCACTCCCTCGCGCGTTGCCGGGAAGTAAAGGGTGAAAACGCTTCCCACGCCTTCCTGGCTCGTCACATCGATGTACCCGTCATGATCCTTGACCGTGCCCCAGACGATGGCCAATCCCAGACCCGTCCCGCTTTTGCCCATGACTTTTTTCGTATAGAAGGGCTCGAAGATCCTTTCCATATCCTGAGGTGAGATCCCCTGGCCGGAATCGGCCACACTGAGGACGACATAATCCCCCTCCTTCACCTCGGCATATCCTCGAACAGGGAGATCCAGATAACAATTCGCCATTCTTATGACCACTTCCCCCGGTCCGGATATCGCCTCGGCAGCATTCGGAATCAGGTTCATCAGGGTTTTGGAGAGATGGGTGGGCGACCCTTTGATGTTCATCAAGTCGTCCTGCAGATCCATCCTGAAGGAAACCTGCGGATGATCCTCCTTCAATTTGGCAAAATCGGGGCTGTTAAAATACGAAGAGGCCAGCTCACGGAGGTTGACGACTTCCGATACCGCCACCCCTCTCCTGGCCAGGGTCAGCAGATCCTGGATCATCGCGGCGCCTCGTATCCCGGATTGGTGAATATTGACGGCATACCGTCGAAGGGGATTTCCTTCCGGAATCTCCAGCATCATCATCTCGGCATAACCCACCAATACGCCCAGGACATTGTTCAGGTCATGAGCCACGCCTCCTGCCATGGTGCCCAGAGACTCCATCTTTTCCGCCCTTCTCAGCCGTTCTTCCATCCGCTTGCGTTCCGTATTGTTGCGGACACATTCGATGGCCGCCATGACGGCGCCCTGAGGATCCCGCAGGACGGAGGCGGTAGCGGAGATGTGCACATCACCGGGAGGCAGCCCCGGCACGTAGGCTTCCCCGAAGATCCGGTCTCCCCTCCGCTGGATGGCGGTGTACTGCGCTTCGATCTCCTCATCGGGGGAAAGGACCAGATCGATCAGGATGGGCCTCCGGTCCCCATAGAAGGGCCGGGCGTACTCCAGGTCCCCTTTGCCGAGCATCTCCTCTTTCCGGATCCCCGTCATGGATTCCATCGCCCGGTTCCACGCGATCACCCGGCCATTCCTGTCGATCACCAGGGTGGCGTCGGGAAGGAACTCGAGGATATCCGAGAACCTTTGCCGCGATTCCTGCAATGCTTCCTCCGAACGCCTTCTCTCCGAGACATCTTCAATCGAGACTTCATAGAAGGTTATTTTTCCGTTGTTTTTTGTGGCGACGGCATTGATGGAAACCCAGATTCTTGTTCCTTTTGCCGTATGGACTTCCGTCTCGAAGCCCCGGATTTCTCCCTGTTCCGAAAGCAACCCGAGGATTTTCTGCCGATCCTCCGGATTTTCCAGGCGGATCGAGGAGATCGTGGGAAGAGCGGCAAGGAAATCCGCCGGGGTTTCAAACCCCATCATCCGCGCAAGAGCCGAATTCGCCGCCGTAAGAAGGCCGTCCGGAGTAATCTGGCAAATTCCTTCAAGGGCATTATTGAAGATGGAACGATACCGGTTTTCACTCTGGCGCAAATCACGTTCCGCCTGCCAGAACTTCGACAGGTTCAGGAGAGAAAAATTTACCGCAACCGTAAGCAGAGGGATCAGAGGAGAGATGACAAGCCCATCGGTGCGAAAGGCTCCGTAAGAAAGAGCAATCAGTCCGATCAATAGGGCAAGGGCGAAGAGAAGGCTTCCCTTCGCATTGGTTCTGGCAAAGAGGATCGTCGACAAAAGGCCCGCCAGGAGAATGAAGAATAATTCGAGCCCCGAAATCCAGGGGGGCCTTTTCACAAAGTTAGACTGAAGAATGTTCTGGGCCGCCGTGGCGTGGATATCGACTCCCGGAAGGAAGGGGTGCACGGGCGTTATGGTTCTTTCCCCCAGCCCGGTGGCGGACGTGCCGACAAAGACAATCTTACCCTTCAGAGAAATATTCCCCTGCCGGCCGGATAGAATGTCCAACGCGGAGACATGAGGACAGGCTTGTTCCCGATCCCGATAATGGATCAGCATATTGCCCCGGTCATCGACTGGAATGGCGGTACCCCCCAAGAGAATTTCATAGGGGTTTCCCGTGGAAGTCACTTTTACGAAGACCTGCCGGAGGTTCTTCTGTTTCATGAGGGTGGCCAGAACGAGGCTGGGGAAATACGAGCCACCGGAAGAGCCTGCTTCATATCGCATAATCAGAGGAATTCGCCGCATCAGGCCGTCGATGTCGAAAGAGGCGTTGATAAAACCGGTTGAAGTGACGGCGGCATCAAAGATCGGCAAATTGCAGACGACCCCCGAGGCCTTGTGAAAGGGCTGGTTTTCCGAATGGAAGTCAGCGGTCCCGAGGAGTACGACGGAAAGCGGCTGGAACACACATTCCCTCGAAATAAAGGCTTCTCCGTTAAAGAAGAATTTCCTGGCGAGGACAAAAGGACCGGTGCTGAGCGTGCGGGCGAGGAGGGCATCGCCGCTCATGTCCTCCGGCCCAACCGGTTTGACGCGGGGAGAGGCTCCATATTTTTCCTGAATGTCATGGGAGAACCTGCTTACGGATCGATGATCCGCCTCTGAGAACAACAGATCGACCCCGATGGCGGAGGGTCCCTGCGCGTTGATCCCTTTGAACAGCCGCGCAATAACGTGCCGGGGCCAGGGCCACTGCCCGACGGCCTGAAGGCTTCGTTCATCGATATCGATGATCACAATGTCCGTTGCAGGTTTCTCAACCGGGTTTTCATGAAGGATGGCATCGTAAAACCGCAGCTCTAGAAAGCGGAAAAAGGGGGGCTCCAGGATGTAGAGGAGGGAAAAGAGAACCGTAACCATGAACCCGTAAAAGTACAACCGATGACGGCTTCGCCAGACATTCCTGAGAAGGGGTCCCAATCTTTCCATGGCTTTATTCGTTCCCTGACTTTTTTTACTCCCACCTGTCAGACAAGCAAAAAGTCTACCGGAGCAAGCACTTTGCTAGCGGATGACGATTTCAACCCGCCGGTTTTCCGGTTCGGAGACCTCATCGGCGGTCTTGATCAGCGGATTATCTTCCCCATGTGACGATACCTCGACCATCCCGGGATCAACCCCTCTTGCAACCAGCAGGTGTTTCACCGTCATCGCCCTATCTAAGCCCAAACGGAAATTTCTCTTTCTTTCACCCACCCGATCCGTATGTCCCACGATTGAGATCTCAGCCGGCTGAATCCTGTTGATGGAAAGGAGAACATCATCCAGCTTACCCTTTGATTCCTCCGTTAATTCCTTTGAATCACTCAAAAAATACAGAGCATAATGCACAGGGGCCCCGGGCATGGCCTCCATGGCTTTCCCAAAGAGCCTCTTGATCTCGTCTTCCTTGAGCACTTTGGGGGGAGTTGGCGGTGTCTGCAGGGAGAGGATTTCCGTCGCCTGGTTCGGCGCATCCAGTCTCAACGATCCCCCCTGATTGTGGATTTCAATGGCGCCCGTTTTTCCGTCCTGATCGGGCAGAAGGACGATCATGCTATTCCCGGCAGTACAGGCAGTCAACAGGATGGCAACACAAAGAGCAAAAATAAACCGTAAAAAGATCCTGGCCATGAGGTTCCTCCTCTTCGAAAAAGGTAGGATAACTGGTGATTTGTCCATGCATTGATTGTGCTATTTCTCTGCTAGAGAAACGATAAACTGCGTGCCGCGGATACCGATGTCACCCACGGGCGTGGAAAACTTAACGGACTGGGGGGATAGCTTGCCGATGATTCCTGAAGAAAACAGGGCGCAACCCTTGATCAATCTGACGAAGAGACTCAACTTTTCTTCTCCGGGAGAGAATTCGAATTCCCTTATGTTGACCTCGCTGTTCGGCCCCAGAGCAATCAGCGTGTCGTCTCTGAGCACTGCGCCAAGAGAACCGTTCGCACCTGTTCTCAGGAGGTCATTCCTGAATATCTTTTCATTGATTCGCGCCGGGAGGATATTTTTTCCTCTCGAGATCGATGCTTCTCCTTTTGTTGTTTTCACATAACCGACAACCTCATCAGCCGCCTGCGAGGAAACGGAAGAAACAAGGAAAAAAGCCATTATCGCAAAAATGACTCCGAGAAAAAACATCCTGAGCATGATCATTTCCTCTTGCAACTTTTTAAAGGTCTTATATCCTTTCTCAGCAGGTACGTCAAAACTTTATTGAATCTTTTGAATTGTTCCGAGAAATACCAGATCGGGCTTTTGGCGAACCTCATCCCGGCAGGAAGGTTACCCCTCGCGGAAAAGCGGCAGGACGATTTCAACGATCAGTCCCCCACCGGGGGCATTGGCCGCGAGAATTGTACCGCCGTGAAGACGGACCGCGGATTCCGAAATCGCCAATCCCAGACCGGTCCCCCCGGTTTCCCGTTCCCGGCTGTCACTGACACGGTAGAAGGGCGTAAAGAGATGAGGGAGGGCCTCCTCGGGCACTCCCGGGCCATGATCCCGAACGATAACAACGACTTTTCTTCCGGGAGGATCGGCCGGGCCGAGGGAAATCTCCACATCGCTGCCCTCCTGTGTGTAACGAACGGCATTGCGGGCGACATTGCCGATCGCCTGCCGCAGCAGTTCCTCATCGCCTTCCACAAAACAGGCCGGCTGGGCATCGAGCGTCACCCCCCGGCCAAGTCCCTGGGCCTCAAAATCACTATCTTCGGCAATCTCCCGGAGTAGTTTCGTCAAGTCGATCCTTTTCTTTTCCAGAGTGGCGATTCCCGATTCGACGCGGCTCAATGTCAGGAGGTGCCCGATCATCTCATTGAGCCGGTCCGACTCCCTACCGATTCTGACCAGAAATCTTTCCAACTCAGCCTTTGATCCCTTGCGGCAAAGCTCAAGGGCCACATTCAACCGCGCCAGGGGCGAGCGGAGTTCGTGGGAAATGTCCCGCAGCAGTTTGCGCTGGGAATTCAGCAGGGATTCGATCCGTTCCGCCATACCGTCGAAATCGAGGGCCAGCAGAGCAATTTCATCCTTTCGCCTGCCGATCGATGGGGCAACGCGGACGGAAAGATCTCCGGCTGCCAGTTGCCGCGCTGCCGTTCCGAGCTTCAGAATGGGCGAGGTCAGATAGCGGGCCAGGAGGTAGCAGACAAGCCCTGATACCATCAGAACCACCAGCAGACGCATGGCAACCATGGTCCAGGAATCCGGCCCCCCCGGCGGTAATGGAGGACGGCCCGGCGTTTGAGCCACTAAAGCGGAGAGCTCCCCTTCCGGACCTTTTACCCGCACTCTCTGCCAGTTTCTCTCTTCCTCAAAATGACGGCCGGCCGCCTTTTCCCCGTCAGGGGGGAACACCTTCTGCGGCTCCTCAGCTGCACCCGGCAGACCGGTCAGAGCCATGCCGTTCTTATCGAGGAGGACAATCCGGATTCCCGTGGACTCCCGGAGTTGGGCTGCAAAATTTTCGGCTGCTCTCCTGCCTTCATGCTGGTAAATCCATGCCATTGACTGCCCGTGGACATCCATTGGCGGACCGGGCATGGGGTGAGGTCCCGTGCGGAAGGGACCAGACCCGGTCAGCCAGTCCAACATCAGGATACCACCGATCATGAAGAGGGTCGTTACCCAGAAGGACAGGCAGATCTTGATGAACAGATTATTCCGGAACATGAATTTCCTCTGTTATTGCTCAGCCCGCTAACCGGACACCCTGGGGAGGAGATAGATGTAACCGCTGCCGCGGACTGCCTTGATCCGTTCCGAACCGGCGCCGCCCCGCCCCAGTTTTTTCCGGAGATTACTGACATGCACGTCGATGCTCCGGTCATAGGGTCCCAGAGGCCGGCCCAACACCGAACGGGTCAGTTCTTCCCGCATCACGACATATCCCGCCCGGTAGAGGAGCTTTTCCAGAAGTTCAAACTCGACTGCGGTCAGTTCGATATCCTTTCCCCCGCAGAGGACCCTGCGTGTCCCTACCTCCAGCTCAACATCCCCTACCCGGTGCCGAACGGCCACCGTACTCGTGGAGATCTGCCCAGCCTCGCCATGTACCCGACGCAGGATCGCCCGCATCCGGGCCACCAACTCCCGCGGGTTGAAGGGTTTGGGAAGATAATCATCCGCACCCAGTTCCAGACCGACGATTCGATCTACATCGTCACCTCTGGCGGTCAGCATCAGGACCGGGGTGCCGATCCGGACGCGCAGACGCCTGAGAATCTCAAATCCGTCAAGCCCCCCCGGCAGCATGACATCGAGAACGATTAAACCGTATGATCCGGCCAGTGCCTTTTCAATTCCCTTTTCACCATCGTAAACCACTTCGACCTGAAACCCTTCGCTTGAAAGATACTCCGTCAAAAGTTCACAAAGATCCCGGTCATCGTCGATCACCAGGACATGTTCCTCTGTATGAGCCATAACCTTTCCCTCGAGGAAATTATTACCGGCTTTTTTTGCCAGTTGGAGTTTCTTGCCCGCA comes from Syntrophus gentianae and encodes:
- a CDS encoding response regulator transcription factor; its protein translation is MAHTEEHVLVIDDDRDLCELLTEYLSSEGFQVEVVYDGEKGIEKALAGSYGLIVLDVMLPGGLDGFEILRRLRVRIGTPVLMLTARGDDVDRIVGLELGADDYLPKPFNPRELVARMRAILRRVHGEAGQISTSTVAVRHRVGDVELEVGTRRVLCGGKDIELTAVEFELLEKLLYRAGYVVMREELTRSVLGRPLGPYDRSIDVHVSNLRKKLGRGGAGSERIKAVRGSGYIYLLPRVSG
- a CDS encoding CHASE2 domain-containing protein, with the translated sequence MERLGPLLRNVWRSRHRLYFYGFMVTVLFSLLYILEPPFFRFLELRFYDAILHENPVEKPATDIVIIDIDERSLQAVGQWPWPRHVIARLFKGINAQGPSAIGVDLLFSEADHRSVSRFSHDIQEKYGASPRVKPVGPEDMSGDALLARTLSTGPFVLARKFFFNGEAFISRECVFQPLSVVLLGTADFHSENQPFHKASGVVCNLPIFDAAVTSTGFINASFDIDGLMRRIPLIMRYEAGSSGGSYFPSLVLATLMKQKNLRQVFVKVTSTGNPYEILLGGTAIPVDDRGNMLIHYRDREQACPHVSALDILSGRQGNISLKGKIVFVGTSATGLGERTITPVHPFLPGVDIHATAAQNILQSNFVKRPPWISGLELFFILLAGLLSTILFARTNAKGSLLFALALLIGLIALSYGAFRTDGLVISPLIPLLTVAVNFSLLNLSKFWQAERDLRQSENRYRSIFNNALEGICQITPDGLLTAANSALARMMGFETPADFLAALPTISSIRLENPEDRQKILGLLSEQGEIRGFETEVHTAKGTRIWVSINAVATKNNGKITFYEVSIEDVSERRRSEEALQESRQRFSDILEFLPDATLVIDRNGRVIAWNRAMESMTGIRKEEMLGKGDLEYARPFYGDRRPILIDLVLSPDEEIEAQYTAIQRRGDRIFGEAYVPGLPPGDVHISATASVLRDPQGAVMAAIECVRNNTERKRMEERLRRAEKMESLGTMAGGVAHDLNNVLGVLVGYAEMMMLEIPEGNPLRRYAVNIHQSGIRGAAMIQDLLTLARRGVAVSEVVNLRELASSYFNSPDFAKLKEDHPQVSFRMDLQDDLMNIKGSPTHLSKTLMNLIPNAAEAISGPGEVVIRMANCYLDLPVRGYAEVKEGDYVVLSVADSGQGISPQDMERIFEPFYTKKVMGKSGTGLGLAIVWGTVKDHDGYIDVTSQEGVGSVFTLYFPATREGVARNKEQLSLDQYMGSGESLLVVDDNEGQRHLAASILTKLNYQVATVSCGEEAVSYLMSHEADLLLLDMIMDPGIDGLETYRRILEIHPRQKAIIISGYSETDRVKKVQELGAGGFLRKPYTLEKLGLAIQEELSKSSVG
- a CDS encoding FecR family protein, which produces MLRMFFLGVIFAIMAFFLVSSVSSQAADEVVGYVKTTKGEASISRGKNILPARINEKIFRNDLLRTGANGSLGAVLRDDTLIALGPNSEVNIREFEFSPGEEKLSLFVRLIKGCALFSSGIIGKLSPQSVKFSTPVGDIGIRGTQFIVSLAEK
- a CDS encoding HAMP domain-containing sensor histidine kinase, with the protein product MFRNNLFIKICLSFWVTTLFMIGGILMLDWLTGSGPFRTGPHPMPGPPMDVHGQSMAWIYQHEGRRAAENFAAQLRESTGIRIVLLDKNGMALTGLPGAAEEPQKVFPPDGEKAAGRHFEEERNWQRVRVKGPEGELSALVAQTPGRPPLPPGGPDSWTMVAMRLLVVLMVSGLVCYLLARYLTSPILKLGTAARQLAAGDLSVRVAPSIGRRKDEIALLALDFDGMAERIESLLNSQRKLLRDISHELRSPLARLNVALELCRKGSKAELERFLVRIGRESDRLNEMIGHLLTLSRVESGIATLEKKRIDLTKLLREIAEDSDFEAQGLGRGVTLDAQPACFVEGDEELLRQAIGNVARNAVRYTQEGSDVEISLGPADPPGRKVVVIVRDHGPGVPEEALPHLFTPFYRVSDSRERETGGTGLGLAISESAVRLHGGTILAANAPGGGLIVEIVLPLFREG
- a CDS encoding OmpA family protein, which codes for MARIFLRFIFALCVAILLTACTAGNSMIVLLPDQDGKTGAIEIHNQGGSLRLDAPNQATEILSLQTPPTPPKVLKEDEIKRLFGKAMEAMPGAPVHYALYFLSDSKELTEESKGKLDDVLLSINRIQPAEISIVGHTDRVGERKRNFRLGLDRAMTVKHLLVARGVDPGMVEVSSHGEDNPLIKTADEVSEPENRRVEIVIR